In Portunus trituberculatus isolate SZX2019 chromosome 46, ASM1759143v1, whole genome shotgun sequence, a single window of DNA contains:
- the LOC123520028 gene encoding cilia- and flagella-associated protein 57-like isoform X1, with translation MVQRECEEKSLEVSGLTEERGKLQVSVKGLEREMAALRREVKHRDDIIRDREGQMSSTREHVEELEKQRFLLDHQMSVLKEELQPLQVALEQRAQQIKQMEEEVSETRLVVGARDRQVKELSQRLATAGQQGRYLQQRHHALATALTRVLADLATATTLLHQPKKLKEAIKTLHDKHVRSGKHKEFWTRPDLDKLAASGTDPTAQAGGVVVPPAEEEEAVCELLRQREMLERSVATLRARAEKQDRAHKDKVTTLVKENTELLERVRELEERAWRLEGEARRAESLAGLRDPRSCRKKASRDHLVQTLSRQADTIARLQQQLREAQTGHQTEETKSDNQSNENPTAKPEEGEEGEKKKEPEGKVESNDPGEPSTNTDHHHHHRYPHQQRHQQEGGGGGGGGSGGIGGEVDMTLKHQHIVLPHGDSSTHDLNSIAP, from the exons AT GGTGCAGCGGGAATGCGAGGAGAAGTCATTGGAGGTGTCGGGGCTGACAGAGGAGCGGGGCAAGCTGCAGGTATCGGTGAAGGGGCTGGAAAGGGAGATGGCGGCCCTGAGACGGGAAGTGAAGCACAGAGATGACATTATAAGGGACAGG GAGGGCCAGATGAGCAGCACACGGGAACACGTGGAGGAGCTCGAGAAACAGCGCTTCCTCCTTGACCACCAAATGAGTGTACTGAAAGAGGAACTGCAGCCCCTCCAGGTGGCCCTCGAGCAGCGCGCCCAGCAGATCaagcaa atggaggaagaggtgagcgAGACGCGGCTGGTGGTGGGCGCGAGGGACAGACAGGTGAAGGAGTTGAGTCAGCGGCTGGCCACGGCGGGGCAGCAAGGGAGGTACCTGCAGCAGCGCCACCACGCCCTAGCCACGGCCCTCACCCGCGTGCTGGCCGAcctcgccaccgccaccaccctccTTCACCAGCCCAAGAAACTCAAGGAGGCTATcaag ACCCTCCACGACAAGCACGTCCGTAGCGGGAAGCACAAGGAGTTCTGGACGAGACCCGACCTTGACAAGCTGGCGGCCTCGGGCACTGACCCCACGGCACag gctggtggtgtggtggtgccgccggcggaggaggaggaggcggtgtgcGAGCTGCTTCGTCAACGGGAGATGCTGGAGAGGTCGGTGGCTACTTTGAGGGCACGAGCTGAGAAACAGGATCGTGCCCATAAAGATAAAGTGACGACGCTGGTGaag GAGAACACGGAGCTGCTGGAGCGGGTGCGGGAACTGGAGGAGAGGGCGTGGCGTCTGGAGGGCGAGGCGCGGCGGGCGGAGAGTCTAGCTGGCTTACGGGACCCTCGCTCCTGCAGAAAGAAGGCATCCCGCGACCACCTAGTGCAGACTCTCTCGCGCCAGGCAGACACCATCGCCCGCCTGCAGCAGCAACTGAGGGAGGCGCAGACG gGCCACCAGACTGAAGAAACCAAGAGTGACAACCAAAGCAACGAGAACCCAACCGCTAAACCtgaagaaggcgaagaaggagagaagaaaaaagaacctgaaggaaaagtagaaagcaACGATCCTGGGGAACCTTCTACTaacacagaccaccaccaccaccaccgctacccaCACCAGCAGCGCCaccagcaggagggaggaggaggaggaggaggaggcagtggtggtattggtggtgaggtggacATGACTCTCAAGCACCAGCATATTGTTCTGCCTCATGGTGACTCCTCCACGCATGACCTCAATTCCATCGCCccgtga
- the LOC123520028 gene encoding cilia- and flagella-associated protein 57-like isoform X2 — MVQRECEEKSLEVSGLTEERGKLQVSVKGLEREMAALRREVKHRDDIIRDREGQMSSTREHVEELEKQRFLLDHQMSVLKEELQPLQVALEQRAQQIKQMEEEVSETRLVVGARDRQVKELSQRLATAGQQGRYLQQRHHALATALTRVLADLATATTLLHQPKKLKEAIKTLHDKHVRSGKHKEFWTRPDLDKLAASGTDPTAQAGGVVVPPAEEEEAVCELLRQREMLERSVATLRARAEKQDRAHKDKVTTLVKENTELLERVRELEERAWRLEGEARRAESLAGLRDPRSCRKKASRDHLVQTLSRQADTIARLQQQLREAQTTEETKSDNQSNENPTAKPEEGEEGEKKKEPEGKVESNDPGEPSTNTDHHHHHRYPHQQRHQQEGGGGGGGGSGGIGGEVDMTLKHQHIVLPHGDSSTHDLNSIAP, encoded by the exons AT GGTGCAGCGGGAATGCGAGGAGAAGTCATTGGAGGTGTCGGGGCTGACAGAGGAGCGGGGCAAGCTGCAGGTATCGGTGAAGGGGCTGGAAAGGGAGATGGCGGCCCTGAGACGGGAAGTGAAGCACAGAGATGACATTATAAGGGACAGG GAGGGCCAGATGAGCAGCACACGGGAACACGTGGAGGAGCTCGAGAAACAGCGCTTCCTCCTTGACCACCAAATGAGTGTACTGAAAGAGGAACTGCAGCCCCTCCAGGTGGCCCTCGAGCAGCGCGCCCAGCAGATCaagcaa atggaggaagaggtgagcgAGACGCGGCTGGTGGTGGGCGCGAGGGACAGACAGGTGAAGGAGTTGAGTCAGCGGCTGGCCACGGCGGGGCAGCAAGGGAGGTACCTGCAGCAGCGCCACCACGCCCTAGCCACGGCCCTCACCCGCGTGCTGGCCGAcctcgccaccgccaccaccctccTTCACCAGCCCAAGAAACTCAAGGAGGCTATcaag ACCCTCCACGACAAGCACGTCCGTAGCGGGAAGCACAAGGAGTTCTGGACGAGACCCGACCTTGACAAGCTGGCGGCCTCGGGCACTGACCCCACGGCACag gctggtggtgtggtggtgccgccggcggaggaggaggaggcggtgtgcGAGCTGCTTCGTCAACGGGAGATGCTGGAGAGGTCGGTGGCTACTTTGAGGGCACGAGCTGAGAAACAGGATCGTGCCCATAAAGATAAAGTGACGACGCTGGTGaag GAGAACACGGAGCTGCTGGAGCGGGTGCGGGAACTGGAGGAGAGGGCGTGGCGTCTGGAGGGCGAGGCGCGGCGGGCGGAGAGTCTAGCTGGCTTACGGGACCCTCGCTCCTGCAGAAAGAAGGCATCCCGCGACCACCTAGTGCAGACTCTCTCGCGCCAGGCAGACACCATCGCCCGCCTGCAGCAGCAACTGAGGGAGGCGCAGACG ACTGAAGAAACCAAGAGTGACAACCAAAGCAACGAGAACCCAACCGCTAAACCtgaagaaggcgaagaaggagagaagaaaaaagaacctgaaggaaaagtagaaagcaACGATCCTGGGGAACCTTCTACTaacacagaccaccaccaccaccaccgctacccaCACCAGCAGCGCCaccagcaggagggaggaggaggaggaggaggaggcagtggtggtattggtggtgaggtggacATGACTCTCAAGCACCAGCATATTGTTCTGCCTCATGGTGACTCCTCCACGCATGACCTCAATTCCATCGCCccgtga